The Sphingobium sp. BYY-5 genome includes a window with the following:
- a CDS encoding M28 family metallopeptidase, producing the protein MSPHFNMLRSLACAGLLSTSAMALAAPSAAPIFDVSRIVNDIKTLASDEFEGRGPATRAEGKTIDYIAAQMKAAGLRPAGDKGGWFQDVPLRMSDIIGTPTLSMNIAGVSQALTQGSDIAVRAAETGQPAVRFADLPLVFVGYGVTAPERGWDDFKGVDLKGKIMVVLVNDPDFEGGEGDFGGKLMTYYGRWTYKYEEAARQGAAGVLVVHESEPASYGWATVKNSNTNTMFDIVRADPKAAHTQMEGWIQKDLATKLLAASGVDFAAAKAAARRKDFKPIPLKATMSADYAVKSEIITSHNVAGLAPGSKYPTETVIYSAHWDHLGIGAPDAKGDTIYNGARDNASGTAALLELARAYAKGPKPERSVLFLAVTAEEKGLLGSEYYADNPLRPLATTAGVVNMDGPFGVEKTTNFSISGAAKLDLLTTLTEEGEKLGRHYTPDARPEAGSFYRSDHFPMAKRGVPAISFNPGRELVNGGEARGKELGDIYTRDRYHQPADQFDDSWNTDSWEGDMTLLYNVGRRVADSHGWPNWSADSEFRAVRDASAAQRK; encoded by the coding sequence ATGTCCCCCCATTTCAATATGCTGCGCTCACTGGCCTGTGCCGGGTTGCTATCCACATCCGCCATGGCGCTCGCCGCGCCGAGCGCTGCCCCGATATTCGATGTCTCCCGCATCGTGAACGACATCAAGACATTGGCGAGTGACGAATTTGAAGGGCGCGGCCCGGCGACCCGGGCTGAAGGCAAGACGATCGACTATATTGCCGCACAGATGAAGGCCGCCGGTCTGCGTCCCGCCGGCGATAAGGGCGGCTGGTTCCAGGACGTGCCGCTGCGCATGTCGGACATCATCGGCACGCCGACCCTGTCGATGAATATCGCTGGCGTCAGCCAGGCGTTGACTCAGGGCAGCGACATCGCCGTGCGTGCCGCCGAGACGGGCCAACCAGCTGTACGCTTCGCTGATCTGCCGTTGGTCTTCGTCGGTTATGGCGTCACGGCGCCCGAGCGTGGCTGGGACGATTTCAAAGGGGTCGACCTGAAGGGCAAGATCATGGTCGTGCTGGTCAACGACCCGGATTTCGAGGGCGGCGAGGGGGATTTCGGCGGCAAGCTGATGACCTATTATGGCCGCTGGACCTATAAATATGAGGAAGCCGCGCGGCAGGGGGCGGCCGGCGTGCTGGTGGTGCATGAAAGCGAACCCGCATCCTATGGCTGGGCGACGGTCAAGAACAGCAACACCAACACGATGTTCGACATCGTTCGCGCCGATCCCAAGGCGGCGCATACGCAGATGGAAGGGTGGATTCAGAAAGACCTGGCCACCAAGCTGCTGGCCGCGTCGGGCGTGGATTTCGCGGCGGCCAAGGCCGCCGCGCGAAGGAAGGATTTCAAGCCCATCCCCTTGAAGGCGACGATGAGCGCCGACTATGCGGTGAAGTCGGAAATCATCACCTCGCACAATGTCGCGGGACTGGCGCCGGGCAGCAAATATCCGACCGAGACGGTGATCTATTCGGCGCATTGGGACCATCTGGGTATTGGCGCGCCGGACGCGAAGGGCGACACCATCTATAATGGCGCGCGCGACAATGCGTCGGGTACTGCCGCTCTGCTGGAACTGGCGCGCGCCTATGCCAAGGGGCCGAAGCCTGAACGCAGCGTGCTGTTCCTGGCTGTCACGGCGGAGGAGAAGGGCCTGCTGGGGTCCGAATATTATGCCGACAATCCGCTGCGTCCGCTGGCGACAACGGCGGGCGTGGTCAACATGGACGGGCCGTTCGGGGTCGAGAAGACCACCAATTTCAGCATTTCAGGCGCGGCTAAACTGGACCTTCTGACGACCCTGACGGAGGAAGGGGAGAAGCTGGGTCGGCATTATACGCCCGACGCGCGGCCCGAGGCGGGGAGCTTCTATCGTTCCGATCATTTCCCCATGGCCAAGCGCGGCGTGCCGGCCATTTCCTTCAATCCGGGGCGGGAACTGGTGAATGGTGGCGAGGCGCGCGGCAAGGAACTGGGTGATATCTATACACGCGATCGCTATCACCAACCCGCCGATCAATTTGACGATAGCTGGAACACGGACAGTTGGGAGGGCGACATGACCCTGCTCTACAATGTCGGGCGTCGGGTTGCCGACAGCCATGGCTGGCCGAACTGGTCCGCCGACAGCGAGTTCCGTGCCGTGCGTGACGCCAGCGCGGCCCAGCGCAAGTAA
- a CDS encoding MFS transporter: MKAWQPADETARPHVSITFIAIYVLAQFGIWIALLTPVVMTIALRVGEIATEAEKGRWLGIILAIGGFVALVVTPICGALSDRTRSRFGRRRPWLLGGMLVSGTGLAILGAAPNLLILGIGWIICQAGFNAMQAASLPILPDIIPVRLQGRVAGLLGMTSTAGTFAGSWITQYTQSSNLLMFLAPFAITVLSIGTLCLILPDRPAGRDDKPMKPGDMLRAIMAPFRDWDFSWAFGSRFLIMMAWSFLLTYQLFFLTDQLSLAKSDATQVMVKSMAIIATATIAISLIGGFITDWTGRRKPLVFLAAVMEGAGFLTIALAPSVPQFLVGVAIAGIGKGLYFAVDLALLAAILPSEKDRAKDMGVFQIANSLPQSLAPAIAPIILVIGSTSGKNYAAIYFIGAIFALLGAFAIRPIRRSR; encoded by the coding sequence ATGAAAGCCTGGCAGCCTGCCGACGAAACGGCCCGCCCGCACGTCTCAATCACGTTCATCGCCATCTATGTGCTGGCGCAGTTCGGTATCTGGATCGCGTTGCTGACGCCGGTGGTGATGACCATCGCGTTGCGCGTCGGCGAGATCGCGACGGAGGCGGAAAAAGGACGCTGGCTGGGGATCATCCTCGCCATCGGCGGCTTTGTCGCGCTGGTGGTGACGCCGATTTGTGGCGCCCTCTCCGACCGGACGCGCAGTCGTTTCGGCAGGCGGCGACCCTGGCTGCTGGGCGGGATGCTGGTCAGCGGCACGGGACTGGCCATCCTGGGCGCCGCGCCCAACCTGCTTATACTGGGCATCGGCTGGATCATCTGTCAGGCGGGCTTCAACGCGATGCAGGCCGCCAGCCTGCCCATCCTGCCCGATATCATCCCGGTACGGTTGCAGGGGCGGGTCGCCGGGTTGTTGGGCATGACATCGACCGCAGGCACCTTCGCAGGTAGCTGGATCACCCAATATACCCAGTCGTCCAACCTGTTGATGTTCCTGGCCCCCTTCGCGATCACGGTTCTCAGCATCGGTACGCTCTGCCTGATCCTGCCCGATCGTCCCGCCGGTCGGGATGACAAGCCGATGAAGCCAGGCGACATGCTGCGCGCCATTATGGCGCCGTTTCGCGACTGGGACTTTAGCTGGGCCTTTGGCAGCCGCTTCCTCATCATGATGGCCTGGTCGTTTCTGCTGACCTATCAGCTTTTCTTCCTGACCGACCAATTGTCGCTCGCCAAATCCGACGCGACCCAGGTGATGGTGAAGTCCATGGCGATCATCGCCACCGCCACCATCGCAATATCGCTGATCGGCGGTTTCATTACCGACTGGACCGGCCGACGCAAGCCGCTCGTCTTCCTGGCTGCGGTGATGGAAGGGGCCGGATTCCTGACCATTGCACTGGCGCCCTCAGTCCCGCAATTCCTGGTCGGCGTGGCGATCGCCGGGATCGGCAAGGGCCTGTATTTCGCCGTCGACCTCGCGCTGCTCGCAGCCATCCTGCCCAGCGAGAAGGACCGCGCCAAGGATATGGGCGTGTTCCAGATCGCCAATTCCCTGCCCCAATCGCTGGCGCCCGCAATCGCACCTATTATCCTGGTCATCGGCAGCACTAGCGGCAAAAATTATGCCGCCATCTATTTCATTGGCGCCATCTTCGCGCTGCTGGGCGCCTTCGCCATCCGCCCGATACGCCGGTCGCGCTAA
- a CDS encoding sulfatase encodes MTTARRLMRAAAMTACVLLGPGAFAKPAQPAAPQRPNMIFVLVDDLRYDAMGFLTPGLKTPNINALAKNGVYFPNAVVTSSLCSPSRATILTGQSTRNHGVVDNNNSSEEGLVFFPSYLQQAGYQTGFFGKWHMGFDTDAPRAGFDKWVSFKGQGTYFPTEQLSPDKIAAGERQMLNVDGREVKRTGYITDELTDYAMDWLEKGRDKSKPFFLYLSHKAVHSDPLPPDRYKTQYSDLDIKLPASMANTPENNAGKPMWVRNQRNSWHGADFPYHTDNPMKEQVRDYYRTLSPVDESLGRIMAYLKTNHLDRNTMVVFYSDNGFLIGDHGLIDKRNAYEPSVRVPMIVWAPGMLPKGVTNPTVVRNLDLAPTFLDVAHIAEPRQMEGKSFLPVAEGKMDEKTWKPGDFIYEYYWEWSFPQTPTTFAIERDRVKYIQYHGVWDLEELYDLKSDPDEMHNLIDDPKWLDTKIVLRKALFDQMANDKGEHVVPYTRKTSSGLVHRNINGPHAADFPAEWYVQPNLPSKMNDLFADSPAKAKADAANKPYHP; translated from the coding sequence ATGACCACCGCTCGCCGGCTGATGCGCGCCGCAGCCATGACCGCCTGTGTCCTGCTCGGTCCAGGCGCCTTCGCGAAACCGGCGCAGCCGGCCGCGCCACAGCGGCCCAACATGATTTTCGTGCTGGTGGACGATCTTCGCTATGATGCGATGGGCTTTCTGACGCCGGGCCTCAAGACACCCAATATCAACGCGTTGGCGAAGAATGGCGTCTATTTCCCCAACGCGGTCGTCACCTCGTCGCTCTGCTCGCCCAGCCGCGCCACCATCCTGACCGGGCAAAGCACGCGCAACCATGGCGTGGTCGATAACAACAACAGTTCCGAAGAAGGCCTGGTCTTCTTCCCCTCCTATCTCCAGCAGGCAGGCTATCAGACCGGCTTCTTCGGCAAATGGCATATGGGCTTCGACACCGATGCGCCGCGCGCGGGCTTCGACAAATGGGTGAGCTTCAAGGGACAGGGTACCTATTTCCCGACCGAGCAGCTTTCCCCGGACAAGATCGCGGCGGGCGAGCGGCAGATGCTGAACGTCGATGGCCGTGAAGTGAAACGCACCGGCTATATCACCGACGAACTAACCGACTATGCGATGGACTGGCTGGAAAAGGGGCGCGACAAGTCCAAGCCCTTCTTCCTCTATCTGAGCCACAAGGCAGTCCATAGCGACCCGCTGCCACCCGACCGCTATAAGACGCAATATAGCGACCTGGACATCAAATTGCCCGCCAGCATGGCGAACACGCCGGAAAACAACGCAGGCAAGCCAATGTGGGTGCGTAACCAGCGCAATAGCTGGCACGGGGCGGATTTTCCCTATCACACCGACAATCCGATGAAGGAACAGGTGCGCGATTATTATCGCACGCTGAGCCCCGTCGATGAGAGCCTGGGTCGCATCATGGCGTATCTCAAGACGAACCATCTCGACCGGAATACGATGGTCGTCTTCTATTCCGACAATGGCTTCCTGATCGGCGACCATGGGCTGATCGACAAGCGCAACGCCTATGAACCCTCGGTCCGGGTGCCGATGATCGTCTGGGCGCCGGGCATGTTGCCCAAGGGCGTCACCAATCCGACGGTCGTGCGTAATCTGGATTTGGCCCCTACCTTCCTGGACGTCGCCCATATCGCCGAACCCAGGCAGATGGAGGGTAAGAGTTTCCTGCCCGTCGCCGAAGGCAAGATGGACGAAAAGACGTGGAAGCCCGGTGATTTCATCTATGAATATTATTGGGAATGGAGCTTCCCCCAGACGCCGACGACCTTCGCCATCGAACGCGACCGGGTGAAATATATCCAATATCATGGCGTCTGGGATCTGGAGGAACTCTATGACCTCAAGAGCGACCCGGACGAGATGCACAATCTGATCGACGATCCCAAATGGCTGGATACCAAGATCGTGCTGCGCAAGGCTCTGTTCGACCAGATGGCCAACGACAAGGGCGAGCATGTCGTGCCCTATACGCGCAAGACCAGTTCCGGTCTGGTCCATCGCAACATAAACGGTCCGCACGCCGCCGATTTCCCGGCCGAATGGTATGTGCAGCCGAACCTGCCGTCCAAGATGAACGATCTGTTTGCCGACAGCCCCGCCAAGGCCAAGGCAGACGCCGCCAACAAACCCTATCACCCCTGA
- a CDS encoding glycoside hydrolase family 3 N-terminal domain-containing protein: protein MTSVIVNSSPHAQTRKSPLDLSPHDRAWVERTRDSLSIEAQIAQLFVLSARHDTLAEVDELSVHAPGGIHRFPTHDLDAAWAATRYALDRAEVPLILSGDIEGGTVTPPFTTAIPNQMGTAACDDIALSAELARIVARESRALGYNWSFTPVVDINRAFRNAVVGTRSYGSDPKHILEQARAYVRALQAEGIAASAKHWPGDGLDDRDQHLATSVNDMEMAEWEETFGHIFGTLIDDGIMTIMSAHIALPAYIRSRFPDAGRQAFEPASVSRLLNEELLRGQLGFQGLIVSDATVMGGLTSWMDRAEAVPAVIENGCDIFLFSRDPASDMALMLDGLRSGRLSERRLHDAVTRCLSFKAALGLHRKTSEERLPPIDTLRAQLRRPEHLDTAARALGQSITLVKDRQALLPIDPARHRRIVILADEGESFFSGAPERSFAPMRAALEARGFEVRAFAPTAMPTPADTDLILYLIGQEATPGLSHIFLDFAKLHASPRNAMIQFNCEIPTLLISFGQPYYLYDAPNVASYINAYASLPGIQLALVERLLGDQPFTGVSPVDAFCGMEQLQW from the coding sequence ATGACCTCCGTCATCGTAAATTCCTCACCCCACGCGCAGACACGCAAAAGCCCCCTCGACCTGTCGCCCCATGACCGGGCCTGGGTCGAGCGCACCCGCGACAGCCTGTCCATCGAAGCCCAAATCGCGCAATTGTTCGTCCTGTCCGCGCGGCATGATACGCTGGCGGAAGTGGACGAACTTTCCGTCCATGCGCCTGGTGGCATTCATCGTTTTCCAACGCATGATCTGGATGCCGCCTGGGCCGCGACCCGATACGCATTGGATCGGGCGGAGGTGCCGCTAATCCTGTCCGGCGATATTGAGGGCGGGACGGTCACTCCCCCCTTCACCACCGCCATTCCCAACCAGATGGGCACCGCTGCCTGCGACGACATCGCCCTGAGCGCGGAGCTGGCGCGGATCGTGGCGCGGGAAAGCCGTGCCCTCGGCTACAACTGGTCCTTCACGCCCGTCGTCGATATCAACCGCGCTTTCCGCAATGCGGTCGTCGGCACGCGATCCTATGGATCAGATCCCAAGCATATCCTCGAACAGGCGCGCGCCTATGTTCGCGCCCTCCAGGCCGAAGGCATCGCCGCCTCCGCCAAACATTGGCCGGGCGACGGGCTGGACGATCGCGATCAGCATCTCGCGACCAGCGTCAACGATATGGAGATGGCTGAATGGGAAGAGACTTTCGGCCATATCTTCGGCACGCTGATCGACGATGGCATCATGACCATCATGTCCGCACATATCGCCCTGCCGGCCTATATCCGGTCACGCTTCCCTGACGCGGGCCGGCAAGCGTTCGAGCCGGCATCGGTGTCGCGCCTGCTCAACGAGGAACTGCTGCGCGGGCAACTCGGCTTTCAGGGGTTGATCGTGTCGGACGCCACGGTGATGGGCGGGCTGACCAGTTGGATGGACCGGGCCGAGGCAGTTCCGGCCGTGATAGAGAATGGCTGCGACATCTTCCTGTTCAGCCGTGATCCTGCGAGCGACATGGCGCTGATGCTGGATGGCCTGCGATCGGGCCGGCTATCGGAACGCAGGCTGCATGACGCGGTCACGCGATGCCTCTCTTTCAAGGCGGCGCTGGGCCTGCATCGAAAGACATCGGAGGAACGGCTTCCCCCGATCGACACGTTGCGCGCCCAGTTGCGCCGGCCCGAACATCTCGACACAGCCGCGCGAGCGCTGGGCCAGAGCATCACCCTGGTCAAGGACCGTCAGGCGCTATTGCCGATTGATCCCGCACGGCACCGCCGGATCGTCATTCTCGCGGATGAAGGCGAGAGCTTCTTCTCCGGCGCGCCGGAGCGCAGCTTTGCGCCGATGCGCGCTGCCCTGGAGGCGCGCGGCTTCGAAGTGCGCGCCTTCGCTCCCACGGCGATGCCAACCCCCGCGGACACCGACCTGATCCTCTATCTCATCGGGCAGGAAGCGACGCCGGGTCTCAGCCATATATTCCTGGATTTCGCCAAGCTGCACGCCAGCCCACGCAACGCCATGATTCAGTTCAATTGCGAGATTCCGACCCTGCTCATCTCCTTCGGCCAGCCCTATTATCTGTACGACGCACCCAATGTCGCAAGCTACATCAATGCCTATGCCTCGCTGCCTGGCATCCAGCTTGCCCTGGTGGAACGGTTGCTGGGGGATCAACCGTTTACCGGGGTCAGCCCGGTAGACGCCTTTTGCGGAATGGAGCAGTTACAATGGTAA
- a CDS encoding arylsulfatase: MKKRFLMAASMLTAAMGLSSASAAPKPSPPPKPNIVLIVLDDVGFSDLGAFGSEIRTPNIDALAAGGLRYNRFDSKAICTATRAALLTGRNNQTVRMADLPTNSRTNDLSRDRGELPANAQLLPQALKAAGYRTYGVGKWHLGPEFEDGSPGNNASWPLQRGFDRFYGFYLGWTDQYHPDLIDGNQVLPKPDKPGYHFSADMADHAIADIDDAAGKPFFLYFAMGAGHAPLQVPRAYIDRYRGVYEKGWDAIRAERFARMQKSGIIPPGTFLTDRAAADRPWEALSEDEKIVFARYMATYAGFLEHADEQIGRVVQRLKNTGLYDNTIIMLISDNGAASEAGQEGSFEKMYRPNKLSFAQQRARIDDIGTDKVQPEYPRPWAWAGDTPLRRYKVWPYAGGVRTPLIVSWPSMIRDGGAVRTQFVDPIDLAPTLLDAAGTSFARTVDGVAQIRVAGQSIRATFRDPAARTRSVQYFELRGQRAITSGHWRAVAMHKYGTDFAKDKWELFDLSKDYSESTDLASRYPAKLEEMKTLWWREARKYSTPPLAEPPEIFAKRARYDDAFADTPK; the protein is encoded by the coding sequence ATGAAGAAGCGTTTCTTGATGGCGGCCTCGATGCTGACGGCGGCGATGGGCCTATCGAGCGCCAGCGCCGCGCCAAAGCCCTCTCCTCCACCCAAGCCAAACATCGTTCTGATTGTCCTCGACGATGTGGGCTTTTCCGACCTGGGCGCCTTCGGCTCCGAAATCCGTACGCCCAATATCGACGCTCTGGCGGCAGGCGGGCTGCGCTACAATCGCTTCGACAGCAAGGCGATCTGCACCGCGACGCGCGCAGCGCTGTTGACGGGGCGCAATAACCAGACGGTGCGGATGGCGGATCTGCCGACCAACAGCCGTACCAACGACCTCAGCCGCGATCGGGGTGAACTGCCTGCCAATGCCCAATTGCTGCCGCAAGCGCTGAAAGCGGCGGGATATCGCACCTATGGCGTGGGCAAATGGCATCTCGGCCCCGAATTCGAGGACGGGTCGCCCGGCAACAACGCTTCCTGGCCGCTCCAGCGCGGATTCGACCGCTTCTACGGCTTCTATCTGGGCTGGACAGACCAATATCATCCCGACCTGATCGACGGGAACCAAGTGCTGCCCAAGCCGGACAAGCCAGGCTATCATTTCTCCGCCGACATGGCGGATCACGCCATCGCCGATATCGACGATGCAGCGGGCAAGCCCTTTTTCCTCTATTTCGCGATGGGCGCGGGCCATGCGCCGTTGCAGGTGCCGCGCGCCTATATCGATCGCTATCGTGGCGTCTATGAAAAGGGCTGGGACGCCATCCGCGCCGAGCGCTTCGCGCGGATGCAGAAGAGCGGCATCATTCCGCCCGGCACCTTCCTGACCGACCGCGCCGCCGCCGACCGCCCCTGGGAAGCGCTGAGCGAGGACGAAAAGATCGTCTTCGCCCGCTACATGGCGACCTATGCCGGCTTCCTGGAACATGCCGACGAACAGATTGGCCGGGTTGTCCAGCGACTGAAGAACACCGGCCTGTACGACAATACGATCATCATGCTGATCTCCGACAATGGCGCGGCGTCCGAGGCTGGGCAGGAGGGTAGTTTCGAGAAAATGTACCGCCCCAACAAGCTGAGCTTCGCCCAGCAACGGGCGCGGATTGATGATATCGGCACCGACAAGGTGCAGCCCGAATATCCCCGCCCTTGGGCCTGGGCCGGTGACACACCGCTGCGCCGTTACAAGGTCTGGCCCTATGCCGGTGGCGTGCGGACGCCGCTGATCGTGTCCTGGCCATCTATGATCCGCGACGGCGGCGCGGTGCGGACGCAATTTGTCGATCCGATCGATCTGGCGCCCACATTGCTGGATGCGGCCGGAACCAGCTTCGCCAGGACGGTCGATGGCGTCGCCCAGATCCGGGTGGCCGGCCAATCGATCCGCGCCACCTTCCGCGATCCTGCGGCCAGGACTCGTTCGGTGCAATATTTCGAGCTGCGCGGCCAGCGCGCCATTACGTCCGGCCACTGGCGCGCTGTTGCGATGCATAAATACGGAACTGATTTCGCGAAGGACAAATGGGAATTGTTCGACCTGTCCAAAGACTATTCCGAAAGCACCGATCTCGCCTCCCGCTATCCTGCGAAGCTGGAGGAAATGAAGACGCTCTGGTGGCGGGAGGCGCGCAAGTACAGCACGCCGCCGCTCGCCGAACCGCCCGAAATTTTCGCCAAGCGCGCACGCTACGATGACGCCTTCGCTGATACGCCGAAATGA
- a CDS encoding TonB-dependent receptor, with protein sequence MRISKAILCHASMSAITMGIALAPAIAFAQADTALPQDQLTDSSAAQGSTDIVVTAQKRAERLQDVPLAVTAVTADTLANRQINDSSSLVQAVPSLTFQQGATPTNSSFRIRGIGTALFGQGVESSVSTVVDGVVAVRQTQGFIDLADIERVEVLRGPQGTLFGKNATAGVVNVTTARPSRDFEGRAEATIAEHGEYRVRGTVSGPISDTLRARVTGFYNDVRGVARNIATGGWDNGSKSWGVRGKLEWDATDNLNLLLAAEYRKTDADCCASTWIGIQNPNLQSLVGPINATRRNRTINDESVTYSNSDQQTYSLQADWDLGGASITSISAYQAYHLDVNQPIERINSAVPLFVGSTATYSYFSQNHGIVDLSAFSQELRIANNGNSDFNYVAGAFYMHSDIKRPFDRRRARCTAGTFGEPCATTNIVWQSAASNIRLKQDSISAFGQFDYRIIGGLKAIGGLRVQYEKGTNSGTRTAPIVAGDVIFPGNAPTSGSITADDTAVTGKAGLQYEFSRNAQVYGSYTRGYKGLGYEMEISADLANQRVLEPEHVNAYEIGFKGRTADGVLSINTALFLADYTNLQVQANRSDVNTGVVQFVSTNAGKSRTKGFEVEATVRPDDHFSLTGAVTYSDARIDIDGLNCPQQFNAAAPVMSGTPTNICYRSAAGATPTQNLRGATLPVSPKWRISIAPRYEADIPGTNLAGFAQVGVNFQSRMNFSVEQDPLLEQPAYTLVDASIGLKQIDGRYSLTLFVKNLFNENYLTSIGHSSFLGGNYDLVGTFNKDADRYFGATLGVKF encoded by the coding sequence ATGCGTATTTCCAAAGCCATTTTGTGCCATGCCAGCATGTCCGCGATCACGATGGGCATCGCTTTGGCGCCAGCTATCGCCTTTGCCCAGGCCGACACCGCGCTGCCGCAGGACCAACTGACCGACAGCAGCGCCGCGCAGGGCAGCACCGACATCGTCGTCACCGCGCAGAAGCGTGCCGAACGCCTGCAGGATGTGCCGCTGGCCGTGACCGCCGTGACCGCCGACACCTTGGCCAATCGCCAGATCAACGACAGCAGCTCGCTGGTGCAGGCCGTGCCGTCGCTGACCTTCCAGCAGGGCGCAACGCCGACGAACAGCAGTTTCCGCATCCGCGGCATCGGCACCGCCCTGTTCGGCCAGGGCGTCGAATCCTCCGTCTCGACCGTCGTCGACGGCGTGGTCGCCGTCCGCCAGACCCAGGGCTTCATCGACCTCGCCGATATCGAACGGGTCGAAGTGCTGCGCGGCCCGCAGGGCACGCTGTTCGGCAAGAATGCGACCGCCGGCGTCGTCAACGTCACCACCGCCCGCCCCTCTCGCGATTTTGAAGGCCGCGCCGAAGCGACCATCGCCGAACATGGCGAATATCGCGTGCGCGGCACCGTGTCCGGCCCGATCAGCGACACGCTGCGTGCGCGCGTCACCGGCTTCTACAATGACGTTCGCGGCGTCGCCCGCAACATCGCCACCGGCGGCTGGGACAATGGCTCCAAGTCCTGGGGCGTGCGCGGCAAGCTGGAATGGGACGCCACCGACAATCTCAACCTGCTGCTGGCGGCCGAATATCGCAAGACCGATGCGGATTGCTGTGCATCGACCTGGATCGGGATACAGAATCCGAATCTCCAGTCGCTAGTCGGCCCCATCAACGCCACCCGCCGGAACCGCACCATCAACGACGAAAGCGTCACCTACTCCAACAGCGATCAGCAAACCTATTCGTTGCAGGCCGACTGGGATCTGGGCGGCGCGTCCATCACCTCCATCTCCGCCTACCAGGCCTATCATCTGGACGTGAACCAGCCGATTGAACGCATCAACAGCGCCGTGCCGCTGTTCGTGGGCAGCACCGCCACCTATTCCTATTTCAGCCAGAATCACGGCATCGTGGATCTAAGCGCCTTCAGCCAGGAACTGCGCATCGCCAATAACGGCAATAGCGATTTCAACTATGTCGCTGGCGCCTTCTACATGCATTCGGACATCAAGCGTCCCTTCGACCGCCGTCGCGCCCGCTGCACCGCCGGCACATTCGGCGAACCCTGCGCCACCACCAACATCGTCTGGCAGTCGGCCGCCAGCAACATCCGCCTGAAGCAGGACAGCATCTCTGCCTTCGGTCAGTTCGACTATCGCATCATCGGCGGCCTGAAGGCGATCGGCGGTTTGCGCGTACAATATGAAAAGGGCACCAATAGCGGCACCCGCACCGCACCGATCGTCGCGGGCGACGTGATCTTCCCCGGCAACGCGCCCACCAGCGGATCGATCACCGCCGACGACACCGCCGTCACCGGCAAAGCGGGCCTGCAATATGAGTTCAGCCGCAACGCGCAGGTTTATGGCAGCTACACCCGTGGCTATAAGGGGCTGGGTTACGAGATGGAAATCTCGGCCGACCTCGCCAACCAGCGGGTGCTGGAGCCGGAACATGTGAATGCCTATGAAATCGGCTTCAAGGGCCGCACGGCGGACGGCGTCCTCAGCATCAACACCGCGCTGTTCCTGGCGGACTACACCAATCTGCAAGTGCAGGCCAACCGTTCCGACGTCAATACGGGCGTGGTCCAGTTCGTGTCCACCAACGCCGGCAAGTCGCGTACCAAGGGTTTCGAAGTCGAGGCGACGGTACGCCCCGACGATCATTTCAGCCTGACCGGCGCAGTCACCTATTCGGACGCCCGCATCGATATCGACGGCCTCAACTGCCCGCAGCAGTTCAACGCCGCAGCGCCGGTGATGTCGGGCACACCGACCAATATCTGTTATCGATCGGCCGCCGGGGCCACGCCGACCCAGAATTTGCGCGGCGCAACCCTGCCCGTCAGCCCGAAATGGCGCATCAGCATCGCGCCGCGCTATGAAGCGGACATTCCGGGCACCAACCTGGCCGGTTTCGCGCAAGTGGGCGTCAACTTCCAGAGCAGGATGAACTTCTCGGTCGAGCAGGATCCGCTGCTGGAACAGCCCGCTTACACGCTGGTCGACGCCAGCATCGGCCTGAAGCAGATTGATGGCCGCTACAGCCTGACCCTGTTCGTCAAGAACCTGTTCAACGAAAACTATCTGACCAGCATCGGCCACAGCTCCTTCCTGGGCGGCAATTATGATCTGGTCGGCACCTTCAACAAGGACGCGGATCGCTATTTCGGCGCCACCCTCGGCGTGAAGTTCTAA